AATGTGGATAAACCGTACTGCTCACTACCCAAAGACGCCCTTCCGCGTCCCAGTTCATCTGGATCGGTTTGGCGACCATGGGGTCGGAGGCGAAAAGTGTTACTTCAAAACCTTCCGCGACTTTGAATGAGGCGAGTTCCTTTTGAACATCAGGATCCGGATCTTCTTTTACGTTCTGTGTCTTGTTTGAAGAGGTTGACAGCAGTATAATGGGCAGGAGCAATGCTCCGTATAGTAGCTTGGTTGCTTTCATGTTGGGCTTTCGGCGGTCGGCAATCGGCTATCGATTGCATTACGCCGTTTGGGTTTAAGTATTTTTGATATTCTCAGCATTCTGCCGATGTCTGACTGCCGACGGCCGAAGTTTTTATTCCAATTTCCTCAACTCATAAACCACCTCCTGTGGCTCGCTGTTGAGTATGATTTGTCCTTCAAGCCATTTGATGATCAGGTTTTGCTCTTCCAGGCCTTTCACGTGGCGTCCTTGTTCGTATCTGCGGAAACCGATGATGTAAGTCTGGTTCAATGGGCGGTACTGGAAAAAGTGCAGCTCATTCTTTTTCAGGATCATATTCCGCACTTCTTCGGACTTGGTGAACTGCGGACCTTGCCTGATTTCAACACCTGTTTCCCATTCTTTAGCCGAAGCAGAAGCCACCTCGTTATTTTCTGATGTCAAAGTATAGTAACCTTTTTTCAGACCGGAAATCCTTACCATTCTTGCATTATCCACGATCCAGCTCGCTGATTTGGGAGAAGGCAAAGGGAGGTACTTGTCCTGAACAATAAATTTTACGAGTGTACTTTCTTTGTCAGAGGGCACAATCCGTGCATTTGATGCCTCCGATTTGTCTTTTGCAAAATTGATGGCAGTTGTCGCTTTGGCTGCATCCAGGCCCAGGGCTTTTTCGAGGATCGTTGCCAGATAGTAATATCCCAGTTCATTCAAATGAACCGTGTTTTCGACAATTGTTTCCTTTTTGCTGGTATTCAGGATTGGATTATAAATGTCGATAAACTGTTTTCCACGCTGTGCTGCCACTTCGG
The genomic region above belongs to Dyadobacter pollutisoli and contains:
- a CDS encoding GDSL-type esterase/lipase family protein gives rise to the protein MRKFVVPVHPRHIALLFFIFLGHFVTAQSTPKSPFNLKDGDRVVFLGNSIFENDFQYGYLELALTTRFSDKGITFRNLGWTGDNVWGEARSTYTNPPTPYEHLIEDLTKTQPTVVFLGYGGVEAQEGQAGVAHFKEGLNKLLDKIDELGAKAVLLSTIPVVSSDTSQHIDNRNADLELYSKVISEVAAQRGKQFIDIYNPILNTSKKETIVENTVHLNELGYYYLATILEKALGLDAAKATTAINFAKDKSEASNARIVPSDKESTLVKFIVQDKYLPLPSPKSASWIVDNARMVRISGLKKGYYTLTSENNEVASASAKEWETGVEIRQGPQFTKSEEVRNMILKKNELHFFQYRPLNQTYIIGFRRYEQGRHVKGLEEQNLIIKWLEGQIILNSEPQEVVYELRKLE